A region of Vitis vinifera cultivar Pinot Noir 40024 chromosome 15, ASM3070453v1 DNA encodes the following proteins:
- the LOC100259926 gene encoding putative expansin-B2 translates to MAILLHPHPFSFIILLSLFSLLLNPCSCSHRKHLNVSKLQSDTDWSPAGATWYGPAAGAGSDGGACGYGDAVEKAPFSAKVSAGGPSLFKSGKGCGACYQVKCTGNEACSGSPVTVTITDECPGCVSESTHFDLSGTAFGAMATPGQADQLRNAGILQIQYRRVECEYPGASVAFHVDSGSNPNYFASLIEYEDGDGELAGVDLQQALHSNSWVPMQQSWGAVWKLDSGSGLRAPFSIRLTALESGNTLVAKNVIPAGWQPGKTYRSLVNFNA, encoded by the exons ATGGCTATTCTTCTTCATCCTCACccattttctttcatcattcttctatctcttttctctcttctactAAACCCCTGTTCCTGCTCCCACCGCAAACACCTCAACGTCTCCAAGCTTCAATCTGATACTGACTGGTCCCCTGCCGGTGCAACCTGGTATGGACCGGCTGCGGGTGCTGGAAGTGATG GTGGGGCTTGTGGATATGGGGATGCAGTAGAGAAAGCTCCATTCTCAGCAAAGGTATCGGCTGGAGGCCCATCTCTGTTCAAATCAGGCAAAGGATGTGGAGCTTGTTATCAG gTGAAGTGCACAGGAAATGAAGCATGTTCAGGGTCTCCGGTGACTGTGACGATAACTGATGAGTGCCCTGGTTGTGTCTCGGAGTCTACTCATTTTGACCTAAGTGGTACTGCCTTTGGAGCCATGGCTACGCCTGGCCAGGCCGATCAACTGCGCAATGCCGGTATCTTGCAGATACAATATAGAAG GGTTGAGTGCGAGTATCCGGGTGCATCAGTGGCCTTTCACGTGGATTCAGGTTCCAACCCTAATTACTTCGCTTCCCTAATTGAATATGAAGACGGAGATGGTGAGCTTGCAGGGGTTGATCTACAGCAGGCTCTTCACTCAAACTCTTGGGTTCCCATGCAACAGTCTTGGGGCGCAGTTTGGAAACTTGATTCCGGATCTGGGTTGCGGGCTCCTTTCTCAATCAGGCTAACTGCACTTGAATCTGGCAATACCCTTGTCGCCAAAAATGTCATTCCGGCCGGATGGCAGCCCGGAAAAACTTATCGATCACTTGTCAATTTCAATGCCTGA